From the genome of Eucalyptus grandis isolate ANBG69807.140 chromosome 2, ASM1654582v1, whole genome shotgun sequence, one region includes:
- the LOC104427583 gene encoding cullin-1 isoform X1 yields the protein MPKGTTSFVSLHCLAEARTEEALAVRFVAGISSGRGKLLRPEPTSKSRRPTRGAPLSPRAADQAERFPHSSSGKCVCVGRGGGVIPAAMNTPPLDLDVGWGHVEQGLVKLKNIIEGRDDTPMSADDFMMTYASVYNMCTQKPPHDYSQQLYNRYEQEIIKYLLQTVLPSLRCKHNEFLLKEFVQRWENHKVMVRWLARVFHYLDRYFISRRSLPSLRDIGISCFRSKVFQIIKLEIRDAVIALINQDRDGNQVDKSLLKNVLDVYIECGIEEIQSDFYEKNFEVYLLEETRIYYSRKASSWIGQDYSHVEDICHSYWSKVEECLKKEKEIISQVLLSRSERKLMEIVHHELFTVYSKQLLEMELSYSLALVKDNKMEDLTRMYRNHKICQFLEPVANMFKEHVIAEGTALVSQGEDAASNKASDEISARQQVLVVQIIELHHKYLAYVTDCFSNHFLFHKALNESFRTFFNWGPSGLSSGEMLAIYCDNILKAGGNGKLTDEAVEKALGKVVQLVAYVGDRDLFAEFYRRKLFRRLLVDQSVDEDHEKWILTKFKQQYGRYFTSKMETMVKDLELTKDIKTEFEQYLSSDKIANPGVDLTVRVLTSGFWPSTKTTDLNLPSEMVKSMEAFTDFFQRRRKNQKLTWIYSLGNCTLNGNFDPKTIELIVSTYQAAILLLFNGSDRFGYEDIKAQSNMAENDVMRVLHSLSCAKYKILNKYPSTKTILATDEFEFNAMFTDRMRRIKISLPPAEDRRKTIEDVDRDRRFAIDASIVRIMKMRKVLSHQQLVAECIEQLSRLFKPEVRAIKKQIEGLIFREYLERDKDNPILMRYLA from the exons ATGCCGAAGGGCACCACCTCCTTCGTCAGCCTGCACTGCCTCGCGGAAGCAAGAACCGAAGAGGCACTCGCCGTTCGCTTCGTCGCCGGCATCAGCTCCGGCCGCGGGAAGCTTCTCCGGCCCGAACCCACCTCGAAGAGCCGCCGCCCCACGAGGGGAGCCCCTCTTTCTCCGCGGGCCGCCGATCAAGCTGAGCGATTCCCACACTCTTCTTCCGGGAA GTGTGTGTGTGTTGGTCGTGGCGGGGGTGTTATTCCTGCGGCAATGAATACTCCTCCTCTGGACCTCGATGTGGGGTGGGGGCATGTGGAACAGGGGCTAGTGAAGCTGAAGAACATTATTGAGGGGCGTGACGACACGCCGATGAGCGCAGACGATTTCATGATGACTTATGC GAGTGTTTACAACATGTGCACTCAAAAGCCGCCCCATGATTATTCTCAGCAGCTTTACAACAGATATGAGCAGGAGATTATAAAGTATCTGCTCCAGACG GTGTTGCCATCTTTAAGATGTAAACACAATGAGTTTCTGCTGAAGGAGTTTGTGCAAAGATGGGAGAATCATAAAGTGATGGTTAGATGGCTTGCGCGAGTTTTTCATTACCTTGACCGCTATTTTATTTCCCGGAGAAGTTTGCCTTCACTCAGGGACATCGGAATTAGTTGCTTCAGAAGTAAG GTCTTCCAAataataaaacttgaaattagaGATGCAGTAATTGCACTG ATTAATCAGGACCGTGATGGCAATCAAGTTGACAAATCCTTGCTGAAGAATGTCTTAGATGTCTATATTGAATGTGGAATCGAAGAAATACAAAGTGACTTTTATGAAAAAAACTTTGAAGTATATTTGCTTGAGGAAACTAGGATCTATTATTCTCGTAAGGCATCAAGTTGGATCGGGCAGGACTACAGTCACGTGGAGGATATATGTCACAGTTACTGGTCAAAG GTCGAAGAATgcttaaaaaaggagaaagaaataatctcaCAAGTTCTATTATCAAGGAGTGAGCGGAAGTTGATGGAG ATAGTCCATCACGAGCTCTTCACAGTCTACTCAAAACAGCTACTTGAAATGGAGCTGTCTTACTCGCTTGCATTAGTTAAAGATAATAAG ATGGAGGATCTTACGAGGATGTACCGTAATCATAAAATATGTCAGTTCTTGGAGCCTGTAGCCAATATGTTTAAAGAG CATGTTATTGCTGAAGGCACAGCCTTAGTCTCGCAGGGTGAAGATGCTGCAAGCAACAAG GCTTCAGATGAGATCTCAGCACGGCAGCAG GTTCTTGTGGTGCAGATAATTGAGCTTCATCACAAGTATCTGGCATATGTTACCGATTGTTTCTCAAACCACTTTCTGTTTCACAAG GCCCTTAATGAAAGTTTCAGGACTTTCTTCAACTGGGGTCCTTCTGGTCTCTCAAGTGGGGAAATGCTAGCAATTTACTGTGACAATATCCTGAAGGCAGGTGGAAATGGGAAACTAACTGATGAAGCAGTCGAGAAAGCGCTCGGAAAG GTTGTACAATTGGTTGCTTATGTTGGCGACAGAGACTTATTTGCCGAATTCTACAG GAGAAAACTTTTTCGGCGGTTACTTGTTGATCAGAGTGTTGATGAAGATCATGAAAAGTGGATCTTGACTAAGTTTAAGCAGCAATATGGGCGATACTTCACTTCAAAGATGGAGACCATG GTCAAGGATTTGGAATTGACTAAGGATATCAAGACCGAGTTCGAGCAGTATCTTTCGAGTGACAAAATTGCAAATCCTGGTGTAGATCTGACAGTGAGAGTCCTCACTAGTGGATTCTGGCCAAGTACCAAAACCACTGATCTCAACCTTCCCTCTGAGATG GTAAAGAGCATGGAAGCTTTCACAGATTtctttcaaaggaggaggaaaaaccAGAAACTCACATGGATTTACTCATTGGGAAATTGCACTCTTAATGGCAATTTTGACCCGAAAACTATTGAACTAATCGTGTCAACATATCAG GCTGCGATTCTGCTTCTATTTAATGGATCGGATCGATTTGGGTATGAAGATATCAAGGCACAGTCAAACATGGCAGAGAATGACGTAATGAGAGTGCTGCATTCCCTCTCTTGTGCAAAGTACAAGATTTTAAATAAGTACCCTAGTACAAAAACAATCTTGGCCACTGATGAGTTTGAGTTCAATGCAATGTTCACTGATAGAATGAGGCGAATCAAG ATTTCTCTTCCACCTGCAGAAGATAGGAGGAAGACAATTGAAGATGTTGACCGAGATAGGCGATTTGCTATTGACGCTTCAATTGTGCGGATAATGAAGATGCGCAAGGTTTTAAGTCATCAGCAGTTAGTTGCGGAGTGTATTGAGCAGCTGTCTCGCCTCTTCAAG CCGGAAGTGAGAGCGATCAAGAAGCAGATCGAAGGTTTGATCTTCCGAGAATACCTAGAGAGGGACAAGGATAATCCAATCTTGATGAGATACTTGGCATAA
- the LOC104427583 gene encoding cullin-1 isoform X2: MNTPPLDLDVGWGHVEQGLVKLKNIIEGRDDTPMSADDFMMTYASVYNMCTQKPPHDYSQQLYNRYEQEIIKYLLQTVLPSLRCKHNEFLLKEFVQRWENHKVMVRWLARVFHYLDRYFISRRSLPSLRDIGISCFRSKVFQIIKLEIRDAVIALINQDRDGNQVDKSLLKNVLDVYIECGIEEIQSDFYEKNFEVYLLEETRIYYSRKASSWIGQDYSHVEDICHSYWSKVEECLKKEKEIISQVLLSRSERKLMEIVHHELFTVYSKQLLEMELSYSLALVKDNKMEDLTRMYRNHKICQFLEPVANMFKEHVIAEGTALVSQGEDAASNKASDEISARQQVLVVQIIELHHKYLAYVTDCFSNHFLFHKALNESFRTFFNWGPSGLSSGEMLAIYCDNILKAGGNGKLTDEAVEKALGKVVQLVAYVGDRDLFAEFYRRKLFRRLLVDQSVDEDHEKWILTKFKQQYGRYFTSKMETMVKDLELTKDIKTEFEQYLSSDKIANPGVDLTVRVLTSGFWPSTKTTDLNLPSEMVKSMEAFTDFFQRRRKNQKLTWIYSLGNCTLNGNFDPKTIELIVSTYQAAILLLFNGSDRFGYEDIKAQSNMAENDVMRVLHSLSCAKYKILNKYPSTKTILATDEFEFNAMFTDRMRRIKISLPPAEDRRKTIEDVDRDRRFAIDASIVRIMKMRKVLSHQQLVAECIEQLSRLFKPEVRAIKKQIEGLIFREYLERDKDNPILMRYLA; encoded by the exons ATGAATACTCCTCCTCTGGACCTCGATGTGGGGTGGGGGCATGTGGAACAGGGGCTAGTGAAGCTGAAGAACATTATTGAGGGGCGTGACGACACGCCGATGAGCGCAGACGATTTCATGATGACTTATGC GAGTGTTTACAACATGTGCACTCAAAAGCCGCCCCATGATTATTCTCAGCAGCTTTACAACAGATATGAGCAGGAGATTATAAAGTATCTGCTCCAGACG GTGTTGCCATCTTTAAGATGTAAACACAATGAGTTTCTGCTGAAGGAGTTTGTGCAAAGATGGGAGAATCATAAAGTGATGGTTAGATGGCTTGCGCGAGTTTTTCATTACCTTGACCGCTATTTTATTTCCCGGAGAAGTTTGCCTTCACTCAGGGACATCGGAATTAGTTGCTTCAGAAGTAAG GTCTTCCAAataataaaacttgaaattagaGATGCAGTAATTGCACTG ATTAATCAGGACCGTGATGGCAATCAAGTTGACAAATCCTTGCTGAAGAATGTCTTAGATGTCTATATTGAATGTGGAATCGAAGAAATACAAAGTGACTTTTATGAAAAAAACTTTGAAGTATATTTGCTTGAGGAAACTAGGATCTATTATTCTCGTAAGGCATCAAGTTGGATCGGGCAGGACTACAGTCACGTGGAGGATATATGTCACAGTTACTGGTCAAAG GTCGAAGAATgcttaaaaaaggagaaagaaataatctcaCAAGTTCTATTATCAAGGAGTGAGCGGAAGTTGATGGAG ATAGTCCATCACGAGCTCTTCACAGTCTACTCAAAACAGCTACTTGAAATGGAGCTGTCTTACTCGCTTGCATTAGTTAAAGATAATAAG ATGGAGGATCTTACGAGGATGTACCGTAATCATAAAATATGTCAGTTCTTGGAGCCTGTAGCCAATATGTTTAAAGAG CATGTTATTGCTGAAGGCACAGCCTTAGTCTCGCAGGGTGAAGATGCTGCAAGCAACAAG GCTTCAGATGAGATCTCAGCACGGCAGCAG GTTCTTGTGGTGCAGATAATTGAGCTTCATCACAAGTATCTGGCATATGTTACCGATTGTTTCTCAAACCACTTTCTGTTTCACAAG GCCCTTAATGAAAGTTTCAGGACTTTCTTCAACTGGGGTCCTTCTGGTCTCTCAAGTGGGGAAATGCTAGCAATTTACTGTGACAATATCCTGAAGGCAGGTGGAAATGGGAAACTAACTGATGAAGCAGTCGAGAAAGCGCTCGGAAAG GTTGTACAATTGGTTGCTTATGTTGGCGACAGAGACTTATTTGCCGAATTCTACAG GAGAAAACTTTTTCGGCGGTTACTTGTTGATCAGAGTGTTGATGAAGATCATGAAAAGTGGATCTTGACTAAGTTTAAGCAGCAATATGGGCGATACTTCACTTCAAAGATGGAGACCATG GTCAAGGATTTGGAATTGACTAAGGATATCAAGACCGAGTTCGAGCAGTATCTTTCGAGTGACAAAATTGCAAATCCTGGTGTAGATCTGACAGTGAGAGTCCTCACTAGTGGATTCTGGCCAAGTACCAAAACCACTGATCTCAACCTTCCCTCTGAGATG GTAAAGAGCATGGAAGCTTTCACAGATTtctttcaaaggaggaggaaaaaccAGAAACTCACATGGATTTACTCATTGGGAAATTGCACTCTTAATGGCAATTTTGACCCGAAAACTATTGAACTAATCGTGTCAACATATCAG GCTGCGATTCTGCTTCTATTTAATGGATCGGATCGATTTGGGTATGAAGATATCAAGGCACAGTCAAACATGGCAGAGAATGACGTAATGAGAGTGCTGCATTCCCTCTCTTGTGCAAAGTACAAGATTTTAAATAAGTACCCTAGTACAAAAACAATCTTGGCCACTGATGAGTTTGAGTTCAATGCAATGTTCACTGATAGAATGAGGCGAATCAAG ATTTCTCTTCCACCTGCAGAAGATAGGAGGAAGACAATTGAAGATGTTGACCGAGATAGGCGATTTGCTATTGACGCTTCAATTGTGCGGATAATGAAGATGCGCAAGGTTTTAAGTCATCAGCAGTTAGTTGCGGAGTGTATTGAGCAGCTGTCTCGCCTCTTCAAG CCGGAAGTGAGAGCGATCAAGAAGCAGATCGAAGGTTTGATCTTCCGAGAATACCTAGAGAGGGACAAGGATAATCCAATCTTGATGAGATACTTGGCATAA